A window of Pseudomonas mucidolens contains these coding sequences:
- a CDS encoding CTP synthase, with product MTRYIFVTGGVVSSLGKGIASASLAAILEARGLKVTMLKLDPYINVDPGTMSPFQHGEVFVTHDGAETDLDLGHYERFIRTTMTQNNNFTTGRVYEHVLRKERRGDYLGATIQVIPHITDEIKRRIIKGAGDADVAMVEIGGTVGDIESQPFLEAIRQLRFEVGAKRAMLMHLTLVPYIATAGETKTKPTQHSVKELRSIGLQPDVLVCRSDHPIDISSRRKIAQFTNVEERAVIALEDADTIYKIPGILHSQGLDDFVVERFGLQCGGADLSEWEAVVDAKLNPEHEVTIAMVGKYMELLDAYKSLIEAMSHAGISNRTKVNLRYIDSEDIENQGTALLEGVDAILVPGGFGLRGVEGKITAVQYARENKVPYLGICLGMQVAVIEFARNVLGWKDANSTEFDHTSGHPVVGLITEWEDATGAVETRTETSDLGGTMRLGAQDCLLEAGSLVHDCYGKDVIVERHRHRYEVNNNLLPQIKEAGLKISGRSGDGKLVEVVEAPDHPWFVACQFHPEFTSTPRDGHPLFSGFVKAALTQHQKKA from the coding sequence ATGACGCGCTACATATTCGTCACGGGCGGTGTTGTTTCTTCATTGGGGAAAGGCATTGCCTCCGCTTCATTGGCGGCCATCCTGGAGGCGCGGGGACTTAAGGTCACCATGCTCAAGCTGGACCCATACATCAACGTTGACCCGGGCACCATGAGCCCGTTCCAGCACGGTGAAGTGTTCGTCACCCACGACGGCGCCGAGACCGACCTGGACCTGGGCCACTACGAGCGGTTCATCCGCACGACCATGACCCAGAACAACAACTTCACCACCGGCCGTGTCTACGAGCACGTGCTGCGCAAAGAGCGCCGTGGTGACTACCTGGGTGCAACCATCCAGGTGATCCCGCACATCACCGACGAAATCAAGCGCCGCATCATCAAGGGCGCAGGCGATGCCGACGTGGCAATGGTCGAGATTGGTGGCACCGTGGGTGACATCGAATCCCAACCGTTCCTCGAAGCCATCCGCCAGTTGCGTTTCGAAGTCGGCGCCAAGCGCGCGATGCTGATGCACCTCACGTTGGTGCCGTACATCGCCACCGCCGGCGAAACCAAAACCAAGCCTACCCAGCACTCGGTCAAGGAACTGCGTTCCATCGGCTTGCAGCCGGACGTGCTGGTCTGCCGCTCCGATCACCCGATCGATATTTCTTCGCGTCGCAAGATCGCGCAGTTCACCAATGTTGAAGAGCGTGCGGTGATTGCCCTGGAAGACGCCGACACCATCTACAAGATCCCGGGCATTCTGCATTCGCAAGGCCTGGATGATTTTGTGGTCGAGCGTTTTGGCCTGCAATGCGGCGGTGCGGACTTGTCCGAGTGGGAAGCCGTGGTCGATGCCAAGCTCAACCCAGAGCACGAAGTCACCATCGCCATGGTCGGCAAGTACATGGAGCTGCTGGATGCGTACAAGTCGCTGATCGAAGCGATGAGCCACGCCGGCATCAGCAACCGTACCAAGGTCAACCTGCGCTATATCGATTCCGAAGATATCGAGAACCAGGGCACTGCGCTGCTCGAAGGCGTTGACGCGATCCTCGTTCCAGGCGGTTTCGGCCTGCGTGGCGTGGAAGGCAAGATCACTGCCGTGCAGTACGCTCGTGAGAACAAGGTGCCATACCTGGGTATCTGCCTGGGCATGCAAGTGGCGGTTATCGAGTTCGCCCGTAACGTGCTGGGCTGGAAAGACGCCAACTCCACCGAGTTCGATCACACCAGCGGCCACCCGGTCGTCGGCTTGATCACCGAATGGGAAGACGCCACCGGCGCCGTTGAAACCCGTACCGAAACCTCCGACCTGGGTGGCACCATGCGCCTTGGCGCGCAGGATTGCCTGCTGGAAGCTGGCTCCCTGGTACACGACTGCTATGGCAAGGACGTGATCGTCGAGCGTCACCGTCACCGCTACGAAGTGAACAACAACCTGCTGCCGCAGATCAAAGAAGCCGGCCTGAAAATCTCCGGCCGCTCCGGTGATGGCAAACTGGTTGAAGTGGTCGAGGCCCCGGATCACCCGTGGTTCGTGGCCTGCCAGTTCCACCCTGAGTTCACCTCGACTCCACGTGACGGTCACCCGTTGTTCAGCGGTTTCGTCAAGGCTGCACTGACGCAACACCAGAAGAAGGCGTAA
- the tilS gene encoding tRNA lysidine(34) synthetase TilS yields MKPSLAAKLLQVLSPWRNAPAWHIAFSGGLDSSVLLHLLATLARIETLPPLSAVHVHHGLQTAADAWPDHCQSVCDSLGVPLRIVRVQVQPGASLERAARDARYRAFADGTGAGEILLTGQHRDDQAETLLFRLLRGAGVRGLAAMPGARPLAAGYLVRPLLDVSPAELQAYAHDHRLAWIEDPSNADLRFSRNYLRHQVFPRLTERWPQAATRLARTAEHLSEAQGLLDELANIDLHIARQPSGFPWLALPSLALEPLSGLSEARQRNAMRHWLSALTRLPDSEHWAGWVSLRDAKPDAQPLWSLADGQLQRCAERIWWLPATWSDFSGASLDWSHPQNPLQLPCNGHVYFKGQAPKGALSIRYRQGGEVMAVPGRGRRDLKRLLNESGVPGFVRGRLPLLYRDQQLLAVPNVPGLATSAQGDWELHWMPLTCDQGLS; encoded by the coding sequence ATGAAGCCTTCCTTAGCCGCCAAACTCTTGCAAGTTCTGTCACCCTGGCGCAATGCTCCCGCCTGGCATATCGCTTTCTCTGGTGGCCTTGATTCCAGCGTCCTGCTGCACCTCCTTGCCACCTTGGCCCGTATCGAAACCCTCCCGCCGCTCAGCGCCGTGCATGTCCATCATGGCCTGCAAACTGCCGCCGACGCCTGGCCAGACCATTGCCAATCGGTTTGCGACAGCCTGGGCGTGCCCTTGCGAATTGTGCGTGTGCAGGTGCAACCCGGCGCGAGCCTTGAGCGTGCCGCCCGCGATGCGCGTTATCGGGCATTTGCCGACGGCACCGGGGCTGGGGAGATCCTGTTGACTGGCCAGCACCGTGACGATCAAGCGGAAACGCTGTTGTTTCGCCTGTTGCGGGGCGCGGGTGTGCGAGGACTGGCGGCGATGCCTGGGGCTCGTCCGCTGGCGGCAGGCTATCTGGTGCGGCCGTTGCTGGATGTGTCGCCCGCTGAGTTGCAAGCCTATGCCCATGATCACCGGCTGGCCTGGATCGAAGATCCTTCCAATGCCGACCTGCGCTTTTCCCGCAATTACCTGCGCCACCAGGTATTCCCGCGACTGACCGAGCGCTGGCCTCAAGCCGCTACTCGTCTCGCGCGCACCGCGGAACATCTGAGCGAAGCTCAGGGCTTGCTTGATGAGTTGGCGAATATCGACCTGCACATCGCCCGTCAGCCATCGGGGTTTCCCTGGCTGGCGTTGCCATCGTTGGCACTTGAACCACTCAGCGGGCTCTCTGAAGCTCGGCAGCGCAACGCAATGCGCCATTGGTTGTCAGCGCTGACTCGCCTGCCCGACAGCGAGCATTGGGCCGGTTGGGTCAGCCTGCGGGACGCCAAGCCTGACGCACAACCCTTGTGGTCCCTGGCTGACGGTCAACTGCAGCGGTGCGCTGAGCGGATTTGGTGGTTGCCGGCGACGTGGTCGGACTTTTCCGGCGCGTCACTGGACTGGTCGCATCCGCAAAACCCACTACAGTTACCCTGCAACGGGCATGTGTACTTTAAAGGGCAGGCGCCGAAGGGGGCTTTGAGCATCCGTTACCGTCAGGGCGGGGAAGTCATGGCGGTGCCGGGACGCGGCCGTCGCGACCTCAAGCGTTTGCTGAATGAGAGCGGCGTACCGGGTTTCGTCCGTGGCAGATTGCCGCTGTTGTACCGGGACCAGCAATTACTGGCGGTGCCCAACGTACCGGGGCTGGCGACAAGTGCCCAAGGCGATTGGGAATTACATTGGATGCCGCTAACCTGCGATCAAGGTTTGAGCTGA
- a CDS encoding acetyl-CoA carboxylase carboxyltransferase subunit alpha — translation MNPNFLDFEQPIADLQAKIEELRLVGNDNSLNISDEISRLQDKSKSLTEDIFGKLTSWQIARLARHPRRPYTLDYIDHIFTEFDELHGDRHFSDDAAIVGGIARLDDQPVMVIGHQKGREVREKVRRNFGMPRPEGYRKACRLMEMAERFKMPILTFIDTPGAYPGIDAEERNQSEAIAWNLRVMARLKTPIIATVIGEGGSGGALAIGVCDQLNMLQYSTYAVISPEGCASILWKTAEKAPDAAEAMGITADRLKGLGIVDKVIAEPLGGAHRDPAAASANIRAELSAQLAMLKDFDNEALLARRYERLMSYGL, via the coding sequence ATGAACCCGAATTTTCTTGATTTCGAACAGCCGATCGCTGACCTGCAAGCCAAGATCGAAGAACTGCGCCTGGTCGGCAATGACAATTCGCTGAACATCAGCGATGAAATCTCCCGCCTGCAAGACAAGAGCAAGTCGCTTACCGAAGACATCTTCGGCAAGCTGACCAGCTGGCAGATCGCGCGCCTGGCCCGCCATCCACGTCGTCCGTACACGCTGGACTACATCGATCACATCTTCACCGAGTTCGATGAATTGCACGGCGACCGTCACTTCTCCGACGATGCCGCGATTGTCGGCGGTATCGCGCGCCTGGACGACCAGCCGGTAATGGTCATCGGTCACCAGAAAGGCCGCGAAGTGCGCGAGAAAGTACGGCGCAACTTCGGCATGCCCCGTCCCGAAGGCTACCGCAAGGCTTGCCGACTGATGGAAATGGCCGAACGTTTCAAAATGCCGATCCTGACCTTCATCGACACGCCGGGCGCCTATCCGGGCATCGACGCCGAAGAGCGTAACCAGAGCGAGGCGATTGCCTGGAACCTGCGGGTCATGGCGCGCCTGAAGACGCCGATCATCGCCACCGTGATTGGTGAAGGCGGTTCCGGCGGCGCCTTGGCGATTGGCGTCTGCGACCAGCTGAATATGCTGCAATATTCGACCTACGCGGTGATCTCGCCGGAAGGTTGTGCCTCGATCCTGTGGAAGACCGCCGAAAAGGCGCCGGATGCAGCCGAAGCCATGGGCATCACCGCCGATCGCCTGAAAGGCCTGGGGATCGTTGATAAAGTCATCGCCGAACCGTTGGGCGGCGCACACCGCGACCCGGCTGCTGCGTCTGCGAATATCCGTGCCGAACTCAGCGCGCAATTGGCGATGCTCAAGGACTTCGACAATGAAGCCCTGTTGGCTCGTCGTTACGAACGTCTGATGAGCTACGGTCTGTAA
- the dnaE gene encoding DNA polymerase III subunit alpha — translation MPASFVHLRLHTEYSLVDGLVRIKPLVKTLAGMNMPAVAVTDQNNMCSLVKFYKNAMGAGIKPICGADLWLSNKDPDNALSRISLLAMSGVGYRNLTELISRGFIEGQRNGSIIIEREWVAEASEGLIMLSAAKEGEIGIALLSGNPQEAEVLAREWMDVFPDRFYLEVQRTNRPNDEEHLHAAVALAQKLGAPLVATNDVRFIKKEDFEAHETRVCIGEGRALDDPRRSKNYSEEQYLKSAEEMAELFSDLPEALENSVEIAKRCNIEVKLGKHFLPNFPIPDGMTIDEYFRKVSFDGLEERLAVLLPQDTTEDYEAKRQVYVDRLNFELDIIIQMGFPGYFLIVMDFIQWAKSNGVPVGPGRGSGAGSLVAYVQKITDLDPLEYDLLFERFLNPERVSMPDFDVDFCMDGRDRVIEYVAEKYGRNAVSQIITFGSMAAKAVIRDVARVQGKSYGLADRLSKMIPFEVGMTLEKAYEQEEILRDFIKVDEEAAEIWDMARKLEGVVRNVGKHAGGVVIAPTKLTDFSPIYCDEEGDGLVTQFDKDDVEAAGLVKFDFLGLRTLTIIDWALKTINRDRAKVGEEPLDIAFIPLDDKPTYSLLQKAETTAVFQLESRGMKELIKKLKPDCLEDLIALVALFRPGPLQSGMVDDFINRKHGRAELAYPHSDYQYEGLKPVLAPTYGIILYQEQVMQIAQVMAGYTLGGADMLRRAMGKKKPEEMAKQRGGFIEGCATNNIDADLAGNIFDLVEKFAGYGFNKSHSAAYGLVSYQTAWLKAHYPAPFMAAVLSADMHNTDKVVTLIEEVRTMKLRLDAPDVNASEFKFTVNDEGRIIYGLGAIKGVGEGPVEAITEARQDGPFKDLFDFCARVDLKRINKRTLDGLIRSGALDRLGPYFHDEPKAYQANIDRNRAVLLTAMEEAIKAAEQTARTHDSGHADLFGGLFVEADADVYANHRKAKELTLKERLKGEKDTLGLYLTGHPIDEYEGEIRRFARQRIIDLKPARDTQTVAGMIIALRVMKNKKGDKMGFITLDDRSGRIEASLFADAFHSAQSLLQTDAMVVVEGEVSNDDFSGGLRLRIKRVMSMEDARTNLAESLRLKLRSEALKGDQLRWLGDLLKRHRGACPVTMEYTGADAKAMLQFGETWRIDPADGLIQALRDQFGRDNVFLQYR, via the coding sequence ATGCCGGCTTCATTCGTTCATCTACGCCTGCACACTGAATACTCCCTGGTCGACGGCCTGGTACGGATCAAACCGCTGGTCAAAACCCTGGCGGGCATGAACATGCCCGCCGTGGCGGTGACTGATCAGAACAACATGTGTTCGCTGGTCAAGTTCTACAAAAACGCGATGGGCGCCGGGATCAAGCCGATCTGCGGCGCCGATCTGTGGCTGTCCAACAAAGACCCGGATAACGCTCTGAGCCGCATCAGCCTGTTGGCGATGAGTGGCGTCGGTTATCGCAACCTGACTGAACTGATTTCCCGTGGCTTTATCGAGGGCCAGCGCAACGGCTCGATCATTATCGAGCGTGAGTGGGTGGCCGAAGCCAGCGAAGGGCTGATCATGCTGTCGGCGGCGAAAGAGGGCGAGATCGGCATCGCACTGCTGAGTGGCAATCCGCAGGAGGCCGAAGTACTGGCCCGTGAGTGGATGGACGTTTTCCCCGACCGCTTCTATCTGGAAGTCCAGCGCACCAATCGCCCCAACGATGAAGAGCATCTGCACGCGGCGGTGGCCCTGGCGCAAAAGCTCGGTGCGCCGCTGGTAGCGACCAACGACGTGCGTTTCATCAAGAAGGAAGACTTCGAAGCCCACGAAACCCGCGTGTGCATCGGCGAAGGACGCGCGCTGGACGATCCGCGCCGCTCGAAAAACTACAGCGAAGAGCAGTACCTGAAAAGCGCCGAGGAAATGGCCGAGCTGTTCAGCGACCTGCCCGAGGCGCTGGAAAACTCCGTCGAAATCGCCAAGCGCTGCAATATTGAAGTGAAGCTGGGCAAACACTTTTTGCCCAACTTCCCGATTCCCGATGGCATGACCATCGATGAATATTTCCGCAAGGTGTCCTTTGATGGCCTGGAAGAGCGCCTGGCGGTTCTTTTGCCCCAAGACACCACCGAAGACTATGAGGCTAAGCGCCAGGTGTATGTCGATCGGTTGAATTTCGAGCTGGATATCATCATCCAGATGGGGTTCCCCGGCTACTTCCTGATCGTGATGGACTTCATCCAGTGGGCCAAGAGCAACGGCGTACCGGTAGGGCCGGGCCGGGGCTCAGGTGCGGGCTCGCTGGTGGCCTATGTGCAGAAGATTACCGACCTCGATCCGCTGGAATATGATCTGCTGTTCGAGCGGTTCCTGAACCCGGAACGGGTCTCGATGCCCGACTTCGACGTCGACTTCTGCATGGACGGTCGCGACCGCGTGATCGAATACGTGGCCGAGAAATACGGTCGCAATGCCGTGAGCCAGATCATTACCTTCGGTTCCATGGCGGCCAAGGCAGTTATCCGTGACGTGGCGCGGGTGCAGGGCAAGTCTTACGGCCTGGCTGATCGTCTGTCGAAGATGATCCCCTTCGAAGTCGGCATGACCCTGGAGAAAGCCTACGAGCAAGAAGAAATCCTGCGCGATTTCATCAAGGTCGATGAAGAGGCCGCCGAAATCTGGGACATGGCCCGCAAGCTTGAAGGCGTGGTGCGTAACGTCGGCAAACACGCCGGTGGCGTGGTGATCGCGCCGACCAAGCTGACCGACTTTTCGCCGATCTATTGCGATGAGGAAGGCGACGGCCTGGTGACTCAGTTCGACAAGGATGATGTGGAGGCGGCCGGCCTGGTGAAGTTCGACTTCCTCGGCCTGCGTACCTTGACCATCATCGATTGGGCCCTCAAGACCATCAATCGTGATCGCGCCAAGGTCGGCGAAGAACCGCTGGATATCGCGTTTATCCCGCTGGACGACAAGCCGACCTACAGCCTGCTGCAAAAAGCCGAAACCACCGCGGTGTTCCAGCTCGAATCCCGTGGCATGAAAGAGCTGATCAAAAAGCTCAAGCCCGACTGTCTGGAAGACTTGATCGCACTGGTGGCGCTGTTCCGTCCGGGCCCGCTGCAATCGGGCATGGTGGACGACTTCATCAACCGTAAGCACGGGCGTGCCGAACTCGCCTACCCGCACTCCGACTACCAGTACGAAGGCCTCAAGCCAGTATTGGCGCCGACCTACGGCATCATTCTGTATCAGGAACAGGTGATGCAGATCGCTCAGGTGATGGCCGGCTACACCCTGGGTGGCGCGGACATGCTGCGTCGGGCCATGGGTAAGAAAAAGCCCGAGGAAATGGCCAAGCAACGCGGTGGTTTCATTGAAGGTTGCGCCACCAACAATATCGACGCCGACCTCGCCGGCAACATTTTCGACCTGGTGGAAAAATTCGCCGGTTATGGCTTCAACAAATCTCACTCCGCCGCGTACGGCCTGGTGTCGTACCAGACCGCCTGGCTCAAGGCCCACTACCCGGCGCCGTTCATGGCGGCGGTGCTCTCGGCCGATATGCACAACACCGACAAGGTCGTGACCTTGATCGAAGAAGTGCGGACCATGAAGTTGCGCCTCGACGCACCGGACGTGAACGCCTCCGAATTCAAGTTCACGGTCAACGATGAAGGCCGCATCATTTATGGCCTGGGCGCCATCAAAGGCGTGGGCGAAGGCCCGGTGGAAGCGATTACCGAGGCGCGTCAGGACGGCCCGTTCAAGGATCTGTTCGACTTCTGCGCGCGGGTTGACCTCAAACGCATCAACAAACGGACCCTCGACGGCTTGATCCGCAGCGGCGCACTCGATCGTCTTGGCCCGTACTTCCATGACGAGCCGAAAGCCTACCAAGCTAATATCGACCGTAACCGTGCGGTGTTGCTCACGGCGATGGAAGAGGCGATCAAGGCCGCCGAACAAACCGCCCGCACCCACGACAGCGGCCACGCCGACCTGTTTGGCGGGTTGTTCGTCGAAGCCGACGCGGACGTCTACGCCAATCACCGCAAGGCCAAGGAGCTGACCCTCAAGGAACGCCTCAAGGGCGAGAAGGACACCCTGGGCCTGTACCTCACCGGTCACCCGATTGACGAATACGAAGGCGAAATCCGCCGCTTCGCCCGCCAGCGCATCATCGACCTGAAACCGGCGCGCGATACCCAGACCGTTGCCGGGATGATCATTGCGCTGCGGGTGATGAAAAACAAAAAGGGCGACAAGATGGGCTTTATCACCCTCGACGACCGCTCTGGTCGGATCGAAGCGTCGCTGTTTGCCGATGCCTTCCATTCCGCCCAGTCACTGCTGCAGACCGATGCGATGGTGGTGGTGGAAGGGGAGGTCAGCAATGATGATTTTTCCGGTGGGCTACGCCTGCGCATCAAGCGCGTGATGAGCATGGAAGATGCGCGCACCAACCTGGCGGAAAGCCTGCGCTTGAAGTTGCGCAGTGAAGCGCTCAAGGGCGATCAGCTACGCTGGTTGGGCGACCTGCTCAAGCGCCATCGCGGTGCGTGCCCGGTGACCATGGAGTATACCGGCGCGGACGCGAAGGCGATGTTGCAGTTCGGCGAGACATGGCGTATCGACCCGGCGGATGGCTTGATTCAGGCATTGCGTGACCAGTTCGGGCGTGACAACGTCTTCCTCCAATACCGTTGA
- the rnhB gene encoding ribonuclease HII yields MKTQIGLDFSLVAETHALVAGVDEVGRGPLCGAVVTAAVILDPNRPILGLNDSKKLTEARREKLFDEICEKALSWHIARAEVEEIDRLNILHATMLAMQRAVEGLHIVPKLAMIDGNRCPQLSMPAEAVVKGDSKVPAIAAASILAKVSRDREMTAFELIYPGYGIGGHKGYPTPVHLEALARLGPTPIHRRSFAPVRLAFEAHEGLATAVFV; encoded by the coding sequence ATGAAAACGCAAATAGGCCTGGATTTCAGCCTGGTCGCCGAGACTCACGCGTTGGTCGCGGGCGTCGACGAAGTCGGGCGCGGTCCGCTGTGTGGTGCGGTGGTCACAGCTGCGGTCATTCTTGACCCGAACCGCCCGATTCTTGGGTTGAACGACTCGAAAAAGCTCACTGAAGCGCGTCGTGAAAAACTCTTCGATGAAATCTGCGAAAAAGCGCTGAGCTGGCATATTGCCCGAGCCGAAGTCGAAGAAATCGATAGGTTGAATATTCTTCACGCCACCATGCTGGCCATGCAACGTGCCGTCGAAGGCCTGCACATTGTGCCTAAGCTGGCAATGATCGACGGTAACCGCTGCCCGCAGCTGTCGATGCCCGCTGAAGCGGTGGTCAAGGGTGACAGCAAGGTCCCAGCGATTGCTGCTGCGTCGATTCTGGCCAAGGTCAGTCGCGACCGGGAAATGACCGCCTTCGAATTGATCTATCCGGGCTACGGCATCGGCGGTCACAAAGGCTACCCGACCCCCGTTCATCTAGAAGCCCTGGCCCGTCTTGGGCCCACGCCTATCCATCGGCGCTCCTTCGCGCCGGTGCGGCTCGCTTTTGAAGCTCATGAAGGCTTGGCCACGGCTGTCTTCGTTTAA
- the lpxB gene encoding lipid-A-disaccharide synthase → MAKLRIALVAGEASGDILGAGLMRALKVQHPAVEFIGVGGPLMQAEGLVSYFPMERLSVMGLVEVLGRLRELLARRKLLIRTLIEEKPDVFIGIDAPDFTLTIELKLRQAGIKTVHYVSPSVWAWRQKRVLKIREGCDLMLTLLPFEAKFYEEKGVPVRFVGHTLADAIPLQADRAAARAELGLPDGPLVALMPGSRGGEVGRLGALFFDAAERLLALKPGIRFVLPCASPQRRAQIESLLVGRNLPLTLLDGGSHLALAACDAVLIASGTATLEALLYKRPMVVAYRLAPLTYWILKRMVKSPYISLPNLLAQRLLVPELLQDDATPEALAQTLLPLIDDGREQTGGFDEIHRVLRRDASNQAADAVLTLIGQKQGAL, encoded by the coding sequence ATGGCCAAGTTGCGTATAGCGCTGGTGGCCGGAGAAGCTTCCGGCGACATTTTAGGCGCAGGTCTGATGCGAGCCCTCAAGGTTCAACATCCCGCTGTTGAGTTTATTGGCGTCGGCGGTCCGCTGATGCAAGCCGAGGGCCTGGTTTCCTACTTCCCCATGGAGCGATTGTCGGTCATGGGGCTGGTGGAGGTCCTGGGACGTCTTCGCGAGTTGCTGGCACGTCGCAAGCTATTGATCCGGACCCTGATTGAAGAAAAGCCCGATGTCTTTATCGGTATCGATGCGCCGGACTTCACCCTGACTATTGAACTCAAGTTGCGTCAGGCCGGAATCAAGACCGTGCATTACGTCAGCCCGTCCGTCTGGGCGTGGCGGCAGAAGCGCGTGCTGAAGATCCGCGAAGGCTGTGACCTGATGCTCACGCTGTTGCCGTTCGAAGCGAAATTCTATGAAGAGAAGGGTGTGCCGGTGCGGTTTGTCGGGCATACCCTGGCTGATGCTATTCCGCTGCAGGCTGACCGAGCCGCGGCCCGTGCCGAGTTGGGCTTGCCCGACGGGCCGTTGGTCGCATTGATGCCGGGCAGCCGGGGGGGCGAGGTCGGACGTCTGGGGGCGTTGTTTTTCGACGCGGCCGAGCGTTTGCTGGCCTTGAAGCCCGGCATCCGTTTTGTGTTGCCATGTGCCAGCCCGCAGCGTCGTGCACAGATCGAAAGCTTGCTGGTGGGGCGCAACTTGCCGCTGACACTGCTCGACGGTGGATCGCACCTGGCCCTGGCGGCTTGCGATGCGGTGTTGATCGCCTCTGGGACCGCGACGCTCGAGGCGCTGCTGTACAAGCGCCCGATGGTGGTGGCCTATCGCTTGGCGCCGCTGACCTACTGGATTCTCAAGCGCATGGTCAAAAGCCCTTATATTTCCTTGCCCAACTTGCTGGCCCAGCGTCTCCTGGTGCCCGAGTTGTTGCAGGACGATGCAACGCCCGAGGCCTTGGCGCAGACCCTTCTACCTTTGATCGACGACGGCAGGGAGCAGACCGGGGGGTTTGACGAAATCCATCGCGTATTGCGCCGCGATGCGTCAAACCAGGCGGCCGATGCGGTCTTGACCTTGATTGGCCAGAAGCAGGGAGCCTTATGA
- the lpxA gene encoding acyl-ACP--UDP-N-acetylglucosamine O-acyltransferase: MSLIDPRAIIDPTAILAADVEVGPWSIVGAGVEIGEGTVIGPHVILKGPTRIGKHNRIYQFSSVGEDTPDMKYKGEETRLVIGDHNIIREGVTIHRGTVQDRAETTLGDHNLVMAYAHIGHDSVIGNHCILVNNTALAGHVHVDDWAILSGFTLVHQYCHIGAHSFSGMGTAIGKDVPAFVTVFGNPAEARSMNFEGMRRRGFSEDAIHALRRAYKVVYRQGLTVDQALNELADPAALFPEVAVFRDSIQASTRGITR; the protein is encoded by the coding sequence ATGAGTTTGATTGACCCTCGCGCAATCATCGATCCGACGGCCATCCTGGCCGCCGACGTCGAGGTCGGCCCATGGTCGATCGTCGGCGCAGGTGTGGAAATCGGCGAGGGAACAGTCATCGGGCCACACGTGATCCTCAAAGGTCCGACCCGAATCGGCAAACACAATCGCATCTACCAGTTTTCCTCGGTAGGCGAAGACACACCTGACATGAAGTACAAGGGTGAAGAAACACGCCTGGTAATCGGTGATCACAACATCATCCGTGAAGGCGTGACCATTCATCGCGGTACCGTGCAGGATCGAGCAGAGACCACCCTGGGTGACCACAACCTGGTGATGGCCTACGCGCATATCGGTCACGACAGTGTCATCGGCAACCACTGCATTCTCGTCAACAACACCGCGTTGGCAGGCCATGTACACGTTGATGATTGGGCGATCCTCTCCGGTTTTACCCTGGTTCATCAGTACTGCCATATTGGCGCCCACAGCTTTTCCGGCATGGGCACCGCCATCGGCAAGGATGTTCCTGCGTTTGTCACGGTGTTCGGCAACCCAGCCGAAGCCCGTAGCATGAACTTTGAGGGGATGCGCCGGCGTGGTTTCAGCGAAGACGCGATCCACGCGCTGCGCCGTGCCTACAAGGTGGTCTATCGTCAGGGGCTGACGGTTGACCAGGCGCTGAACGAGTTGGCGGATCCAGCAGCGCTGTTCCCGGAAGTGGCGGTGTTCCGTGATTCGATCCAGGCATCGACTCGCGGCATCACGCGTTAA
- the fabZ gene encoding 3-hydroxyacyl-ACP dehydratase FabZ — translation MMDINEIREYLPHRYPFLLVDRVVELNVEEKRIRAYKNVSINEPFFNGHFPAHPIMPGVLIIEAMAQAAGILGFKMLDLKPADGTLYYFVGSDKLRFRNPVTPGDQLILEAKFISCKRQIWKFECQASVDGKPVCSAEIICAERKL, via the coding sequence ATGATGGACATCAACGAGATTCGCGAATATCTGCCTCACCGTTACCCGTTCCTGCTGGTGGACCGTGTAGTGGAACTCAATGTCGAGGAAAAGCGCATTCGTGCCTACAAGAATGTCAGCATCAACGAACCATTCTTCAATGGTCACTTTCCCGCGCATCCAATCATGCCGGGTGTGCTGATCATTGAAGCGATGGCCCAGGCTGCCGGTATCCTTGGTTTCAAAATGCTTGACCTGAAGCCTGCCGACGGCACGCTTTACTATTTCGTTGGCTCCGACAAGCTGCGCTTCCGTAACCCGGTGACACCTGGCGACCAGTTGATCCTTGAAGCCAAGTTCATCAGCTGTAAGCGCCAGATCTGGAAGTTCGAATGCCAGGCCTCGGTCGATGGCAAGCCTGTGTGCTCCGCTGAAATCATTTGTGCGGAACGCAAACTATGA